In a single window of the Populus alba chromosome 16, ASM523922v2, whole genome shotgun sequence genome:
- the LOC118033181 gene encoding protein ROOT PRIMORDIUM DEFECTIVE 1 — translation MNLSKIGKHHCLLQFRIHINPQETNLPKIPFGPFNLFIQRRWKKPANTAQTRLESRTIDSKLNRLTTYLKKLKTILKIYELMSNRKRGPFVSLQLMSRWTNIVGLNVGMGEFVHKHPHVFDVFTHPVRRNLCCRISGKFKGLVSEEEGLVKDCELECAKRVKRLLMMSENGRLHVHALRLIRRELGLPEDFRESVLGKYKEDFRLVDLEIVELVDTDENFGVAEVEKWREKEYREKWLSEFETKFAFPINFPTGFKIERGFREKLKNWQMLPYLKPYEGNEVVQVGACGGKNRYEKRAVAMIHELLSLTVEKMVEVERLAHFKKDFGMEVNVREVLLKSPGIFYISTKGSTHTVILREAYSKGCLIEPNPIYVVRRKMLDLVLQGCRNTRELQAEEEIKKGSDSLIRKAFAGNTTVGEWVVPILESFDNVNDHDDPAEIIDASEEFDGC, via the coding sequence atgaacctTTCGAAAATCGGCAAGCACCACTGCCTATTACAGTTCAGAATCCACATAAATCCTCAAGAAACAAACCTTCCGAAAATCCCTTTTGGTCCTTTCAATTTATTCATCCAAAGAAGATGGAAAAAGCCAGCAAACACAGCACAAACTCGGTTAGAATCAAGAACCATAGATTCCAAACTCAACAGACTAACAACCTACCTCAAGAAACTCAAAACCATCCTCAAAATCTACGAACTAATGTCAAATCGAAAGAGGGGTCCTTTTGTATCCCTGCAGTTGATGTCCAGATGGACAAATATAGTGGGGCTGAATGTAGGTATGGGTGAGTTTGTGCATAAGCACCCCCATGTGTTTGATGTATTTACACACCCGGTTAGGAGGAATTTGTGTTGTAGGATTAGTGGGAAATTCAAGGGTTTGGTGAGTGAAGAAGAGGGTCTTGTGAAAGATTGTGAATTGGAGTGTGCGAAGAGAGTTAAAAGGTTGTTAATGATGTCTGAAAACGGGAGACTTCATGTTCATGCTTTGAGGTTGATTAGGAGAGAATTGGGGTTGCCTGAGGATTTTAGGGAGTCAGTTTTAGGGAAGTATAAGGAAGATTTTAGGCTGGTTGATTTGGAGATTGTTGAATTGGTTGATACAGATGAGAACTTCGGGGTGGCTGAAGTTGAGAAATGGAGAGAGAAAGAGTATAGAGAGAAGTGGTTGAGTGAGTTTGAGACGAAGTTTGCATTTCCTATCAATTTCCCTACGGGGTTTAAGATTGAAAGGGGGTTTAGAGAGAAGTTGAAGAATTGGCAAATGCTTCCCTATTTGAAGCCTTATGAGGGAAATGAGGTTGTTCAGGTGGGCGCTTGTGGTGGGAAGAATAGATATGAGAAACGGGCGGTAGCGATGATTCATGAGTTGTTGAGTTTGACAGTGGAGAAGATGGTTGAGGTTGAGAGATTGGCTCATTTTAAAAAGGATTTTGGTATGGAAGTGAATGTGCGCGAGGTGTTATTGAAAAGTCCTGGGATTTTCTATATATCAACTAAGGGAAGCACTCATACTGTTATTCTTAGGGAAGCATATAGTAAAGGTTGTTTGATTGAGCCAAATCCGATTTATGTTGTTAGGAGGAAGATGTTGGATCTTGTATTGCAGGGCTGTAGAAACACAAGAGAGTTGCAAGCTgaggaagaaattaagaaaGGGAGTGACAGTCTCATTAGGAAAGCATTTGCTGGAAATACAACAGTTGGCGAGTGGGTTGTCCCAATTTTAGAGAGTTTTGACAATGTGAATGACCATGATGATCCAGCAGAAATCATTGATGCATCAGAGGAGTTTGATGGATGCTAG
- the LOC118033185 gene encoding aladin, which produces MPSFPLQGSVTICEINRTLIVADAISDDRAKDAYGKILGMVFSPVPFQPEQLGSTGENQESEHQERNNGESVERKGLMKSLQYLVNDSIKRMFYPNCVHLLPEIDLQGVSWHQHRHIIAFISGPNQVIVRDYEDSEGKDACVLSNGAQQDIRALEWRPNGGKSLSVACKGGICIWAASYPGNPATVRSGAASSLGTLTRGSGGRWTLVDFLRSHSDEQTSAISWSPDGRYLASASCESSSFTIWDVSQGLGTPIRRGLGGISLLKWSPTGDYFFAAKFDGTFYLWETNTWTSEPWSSTSGFVTGATWDPDGHIILIAFSGSLTLGSIHFSSKPPSLDAHLLPVDLLEITTMTGSEGIEKIAWDASGERLAVSYKGGDDNYKGLVAIYDVRRTPLISASLVGFIRGPGENPKPIAFSFHDKFKQGPLLSVCWSSGFCCTYPLIFHSHSLP; this is translated from the exons ATGCCTTCCTTTCCCCTGCAAGGCTCAGTCACCATCTGCGAAATCAATCGAACCCTAA TTGTAGCTGATGCCATCTCTGATGATCGAGCCAAGGATGCTTATGGAAAAATTCTA GGAATGGTGTTCAGTCCAGTTCCGTTTCAACCAGAGCAGTTGGGATCGACCGGCGAAAATCAGGAATCTGAACACCAGGAAAGAAACAATGGAGAGAGTGTTGAGAGGAAAGGTTTGATGAAATCATTGCAATACCTTGTTAATGACTCGATCAAGCGCATGTTTTATCCTAATTGT GTACACTTGTTACCGGAGATTGATCTTCAAGGAGTGAGCTGGCACCAGCATAGACATATTATTGCATTTATTTCAGGTCCGAACCAGGTTATAGTTCGTGATTATGAAGATTCAG aAGGGAAGGATGCCTGTGTTTTAAGCAATGGGGCTCAACAAGATATTAGGGCTCTTGAGTGGAGACCAAATGGTGGAAAGTCACTTTCTGTAGCGTGCAA GGGTGGAATCTGCATATGGGCTGCTTCTTATCCAGGTAATCCAGCCACTGTGAGGTCTGGTGCTGCTTCCTCCTTGGGAACTCTTACTAGAGGCTCTGGAGGTCGATGGACTCTAGTGGATTTTCTTCGTAGTCACAGTGATGAGCAAACAAGTGCAATATCATGGAGTCCTGATGGAAG ATATTTGGCATCTGCATCATGCGAGAGCTCTTCGTTCACCATATGGGATGTCTCACAAG GTCTGGGGACACCCATACGACGTGGATTAGGAGGCATTTCGTTACTAAAATGGTCACCTACTGGAGATTACTTTTTTGCTGCAAAATT TGATGGAACATTTTATCTCTGGGAGACAAACACATGGACATCTGAACCTTGGTCTTCGACTAGTGGCTTTGTCACG GGAGCAACATGGGATCCTGATGGGCATATAATATTGATTGCTTTCTCTGGATCTTTAACATTGGGTTCCATTCATTTTTCATCAAAGCCTCCATCTTTAG ATGCACATCTGTTACCAGTTGATTTACTAGAGATAACAACCATGACGGGCAG TGAGGGAATTGAGAAGATAGCTTGGGATGCTTCTGGTGAAAGACTGGCTGTATCTTATAAAGGAGGGGATGATAATTACAAAGGTCTTGTTGCCATATATGATGTTAGAAGGACTCCCCTGATTTCTGCATCACTGGT tggATTTATTAGAGGGCCTGGAGAAAATCCAAAGCCAATTGCATTTTCGTTTCATGACAAGTTCAAACAGGGACCGTTGCTTTCTGTG TGTTGGAGCAGTGGATTTTGCTGTACCTATCCTCTAATATTTCACTCCCATAGTCTTCCATAA
- the LOC118033186 gene encoding protein kinase and PP2C-like domain-containing protein isoform X1 gives MGLENVEPNSCIRGCCTSNSIPLHLPPSSYTLLSPIAKGAESVVYGAVLDGRKVAVKKPILSTSEDIDKFHKELQLLCKLDHPGIAKLVAAHAKPPNYMFFFEFYESGNLSEKLHVEEWSPNMDQVLMITVQLAKALQYLHNHEIVHRDVKPANILLDENLCPHLADFGLAEYQKNLKGVSLENWRSSGKPTGGFHKKNMVGTLIYMAPEILRKEIHTEKSDVYSFGISINELLTGVVPYTDLRAEAQAHTVLEMNYTEQQLTASVVSGKLRPALAGLGSGASASILTLIQRCWDDNPQNRPSFTDIILEVDPILESRKKSIGKDFSLDKYSISHGDQPADSAKNLTTYQEIINWSTQGEILSKAPPAVDSSLRIWLDCSNVGLAYRPILSWGSFATCGKRETMEDTHFLMPQMCNEKDIHAFGIFDGHRGAAAAEFSARALPGFLHNTGSASSPRNALVEAFVSTDAAFRNELDTHRKSRRVVQKDWHPGCTAIVALIVTNKLFVANAGDCKTILCRAGKAFPLSKDHVASCIEERERVLSAGGQVKWQIDTWRVGQAALQVTRSIGDDDLKPAVTAEPEITETVLSAEDEFLVMGSDGLWDVMSSADVISIIKDTVKEPGMCSKRLATEAAERGSKDNITVIVVFLRPVSTAERIY, from the exons ATGGGGCTAGAAAATGTGGAGCCAAATTCCTGCATAAGAGGATGCTGTACTAGCAATTCAATCCCCCTTCACCTCCCTCCTTCTTCCTACACCCTCCTCTCTCCAATTGCCAAAG GGGCTGAGAGTGTGGTTTATGGAGCTGTTTTGGATGGGAGAAAAGTTGCTGTTAAAAAACCAATCTTGTCTACTTCTGAGGACATTGATAAGTTCCATAAGGAGCTTCAACTCCTATG CAAGCTAGATCATCCTGGAATTGCCAAGCTGGTTGCAGCTCATGCAAAGCCTCCAAATTATATGTTCTTTTTTGAATTCTATGAATCTGGTAATCTTTCTGAGAAATTACATGTGGAAGAATGGAGTCCAAATATGGATCAGGTGCTCATGATCACAGTCCAGCTGG CAAAGGCTTTGCAATATCTGCATAACCACGAGATTGTACATAGGGATGTGAAACCAGCAAATATTCTT CTTGATGAAAACCTTTGTCCACACTTAGCAGATTTTGGTTTGGCAGAATACCAGAAAAATCTTAAGGGAGTTTCTCTTGAGAACTGGAGATCATCCGGAAAGCCAACTGGTGGTTTCCATAAAAAGAATATGGTTGGCACACTCATTTATATGGCTCCAGAAATATTGAGGAAGGAGATACATACTGAAAAATCAGATGTCTATAGTTTCGGAATATCCATCAA TGAGCTTCTTACTGGTGTCGTCCCATATACTGATCTCCGTGCAGAAGCTCAG GCCCACACTGTACTGGAGATGAACTATACTGAACAGCAACTTACAGCATCTGTGGTGTCTGGTAAATTACGACCTGCTCTTGCTGGTCTGGGTTCAGGTGCTTCAGCAAGCATACTTACATTAATACAGAGATGTTGGGATGACAATCCTCAAAATAGACCTTCTTTTACTGATATAATATTGGAAGTTGATCCAATCTTGGAGAGCAGAAAGAAATCAATTGGAAAAGATTTTTCCCTTGACAAATATTCTATTTCACATGGAGATCAGCCAGCAGATAGTGCCAAGAATCTTACAACGTACCAGGAGATTATTAACTGGTCCACTCAGGGAGAAATTCTATCAAAGGCTCCTCCTGCAGTAGATTCCAGTTTAAGAATTTGGCTTGATTGTTCAAATGTTGGTTTGGCTTATCGTCCAATACTTTCATGGGGATCCTTTGCCACATGCGGTAAAAGGGAGACTATGGAAGATACCCACTTCCTTATGCCCCAAATGTGCAACGAAAAGGATATTCATGCTTTTGGTATCTTTGATGGTCATAGAG GTGCAGCAGCTGCTGAGTTTTCAGCTCGAGCATTACCTGGATTTCTGCACAATACTGGTTCTGCCAGCAG CCCCAGAAATGCATTAGTTGAAGCATTTGTTAGTACAGATGCTGCATTCAGAAATGAACTGGATACTCATCGTAAATCTAGGAGAGTTGTTCAGAAAGACTGGCATCCTGGCTGCACTGCCATTGTTGCTTTAATAGTTACAAACAAGCTTTTTGTTGCAAATGCTGGTGATTGCAAGACAATTTTATGCCGGGCTGGCAAAGCCTTTCCTCTAAGTAAG GATCATGTCGCAAGCTGTATTGAGGAGAGGGAGCGTGTGCTTAGTGCTGGGGGACAAGTAAAATGGCAAATTGATACTTGGAGGGTTGGACAGGCTGCACTCCAG GTCACTCGATCCATCGGTGATGATGATCTGAAGCCTGCTGTAACTGCAGAGCCTGAGATAACCGAAACTGTACTGTCAGCGGAAGATGAATTCCTG GTGATGGGCAGCGATGGGCTTTGGGATGTCATGAGTAGTGCAGATGTCATAAGCATAATCAAAGACACCGTCAAAGAACCTGGTATGTGCTCCAAGAGATTGGCAACAGAAGCTGCAGAACGAGGCAGCAAAGACAACATCACGGTCATTGTTGTCTTCCTGCGCCCAGTATCGACAGCTGAGAGAATTTATTAG
- the LOC118033186 gene encoding protein kinase and PP2C-like domain-containing protein isoform X2, with translation MELFWMGEKLLLKNQSCLLLRTLISSIRSFNSYAKALQYLHNHEIVHRDVKPANILLDENLCPHLADFGLAEYQKNLKGVSLENWRSSGKPTGGFHKKNMVGTLIYMAPEILRKEIHTEKSDVYSFGISINELLTGVVPYTDLRAEAQAHTVLEMNYTEQQLTASVVSGKLRPALAGLGSGASASILTLIQRCWDDNPQNRPSFTDIILEVDPILESRKKSIGKDFSLDKYSISHGDQPADSAKNLTTYQEIINWSTQGEILSKAPPAVDSSLRIWLDCSNVGLAYRPILSWGSFATCGKRETMEDTHFLMPQMCNEKDIHAFGIFDGHRGAAAAEFSARALPGFLHNTGSASSPRNALVEAFVSTDAAFRNELDTHRKSRRVVQKDWHPGCTAIVALIVTNKLFVANAGDCKTILCRAGKAFPLSKDHVASCIEERERVLSAGGQVKWQIDTWRVGQAALQVTRSIGDDDLKPAVTAEPEITETVLSAEDEFLVMGSDGLWDVMSSADVISIIKDTVKEPGMCSKRLATEAAERGSKDNITVIVVFLRPVSTAERIY, from the exons ATGGAGCTGTTTTGGATGGGAGAAAAGTTGCTGTTAAAAAACCAATCTTGTCTACTTCTGAGGACATTGATAAGTTCCATAAGGAGCTTCAACTCCTATG CAAAGGCTTTGCAATATCTGCATAACCACGAGATTGTACATAGGGATGTGAAACCAGCAAATATTCTT CTTGATGAAAACCTTTGTCCACACTTAGCAGATTTTGGTTTGGCAGAATACCAGAAAAATCTTAAGGGAGTTTCTCTTGAGAACTGGAGATCATCCGGAAAGCCAACTGGTGGTTTCCATAAAAAGAATATGGTTGGCACACTCATTTATATGGCTCCAGAAATATTGAGGAAGGAGATACATACTGAAAAATCAGATGTCTATAGTTTCGGAATATCCATCAA TGAGCTTCTTACTGGTGTCGTCCCATATACTGATCTCCGTGCAGAAGCTCAG GCCCACACTGTACTGGAGATGAACTATACTGAACAGCAACTTACAGCATCTGTGGTGTCTGGTAAATTACGACCTGCTCTTGCTGGTCTGGGTTCAGGTGCTTCAGCAAGCATACTTACATTAATACAGAGATGTTGGGATGACAATCCTCAAAATAGACCTTCTTTTACTGATATAATATTGGAAGTTGATCCAATCTTGGAGAGCAGAAAGAAATCAATTGGAAAAGATTTTTCCCTTGACAAATATTCTATTTCACATGGAGATCAGCCAGCAGATAGTGCCAAGAATCTTACAACGTACCAGGAGATTATTAACTGGTCCACTCAGGGAGAAATTCTATCAAAGGCTCCTCCTGCAGTAGATTCCAGTTTAAGAATTTGGCTTGATTGTTCAAATGTTGGTTTGGCTTATCGTCCAATACTTTCATGGGGATCCTTTGCCACATGCGGTAAAAGGGAGACTATGGAAGATACCCACTTCCTTATGCCCCAAATGTGCAACGAAAAGGATATTCATGCTTTTGGTATCTTTGATGGTCATAGAG GTGCAGCAGCTGCTGAGTTTTCAGCTCGAGCATTACCTGGATTTCTGCACAATACTGGTTCTGCCAGCAG CCCCAGAAATGCATTAGTTGAAGCATTTGTTAGTACAGATGCTGCATTCAGAAATGAACTGGATACTCATCGTAAATCTAGGAGAGTTGTTCAGAAAGACTGGCATCCTGGCTGCACTGCCATTGTTGCTTTAATAGTTACAAACAAGCTTTTTGTTGCAAATGCTGGTGATTGCAAGACAATTTTATGCCGGGCTGGCAAAGCCTTTCCTCTAAGTAAG GATCATGTCGCAAGCTGTATTGAGGAGAGGGAGCGTGTGCTTAGTGCTGGGGGACAAGTAAAATGGCAAATTGATACTTGGAGGGTTGGACAGGCTGCACTCCAG GTCACTCGATCCATCGGTGATGATGATCTGAAGCCTGCTGTAACTGCAGAGCCTGAGATAACCGAAACTGTACTGTCAGCGGAAGATGAATTCCTG GTGATGGGCAGCGATGGGCTTTGGGATGTCATGAGTAGTGCAGATGTCATAAGCATAATCAAAGACACCGTCAAAGAACCTGGTATGTGCTCCAAGAGATTGGCAACAGAAGCTGCAGAACGAGGCAGCAAAGACAACATCACGGTCATTGTTGTCTTCCTGCGCCCAGTATCGACAGCTGAGAGAATTTATTAG
- the LOC118033190 gene encoding cysteine proteinase inhibitor 12: protein MKNKSSLIILSVLVLLCGCYTELGLCRQDNFLKMKLGGVHDCKGSQNSAEIDSLARFAVQEHNKKENAILEFVRVLKAKEQVVAGKLYHLTLEATDAGNNKMYEVKVWVKPWMNFKQLQEFKHVEGGTSSDLGVKPDDHGSGWQPMPTNDLEVQDAANHAVKSIQKRSNSLSPYELVEILLAKAKVIEDYAKFNLLLKLRRGIKEENFKVEVIKNMEGKFHVNLMP from the exons ATGAAGAACAAATCCTCTTTAATAATCTTGAGTGTCTTGGTTTTGCTGTGTGGGTGTTATACTGAACTTGGTCTTTGTAGACAGGACAACTTCTTGAAGATGAAGCTTGGTGGTGTTCATGACTGTAAAGGTTCTCAAAATAGTGCAGAGATTGATAGCCTCGCTCGTTTTGCTGTCCAGGAGCATAACAagaaagag AATGCTATTCTTGAGTTTGTGAGGGTGTTGAAGGCGAAAGAGCAGGTGGTTGCTGGTAAGCTATACCACCTTACTCTAGAGGCAACTGATGCTGGTAATAATAAGATGTATGAAGTTAAAGTCTGGGTGAAGCCGTGGATGAACTTCAAGCAGTTGCAGGAATTCAAGCATGTTGAAGGGGGTACTTCCTCTGACCTCGGTGTTAAACCAG ATGACCATGGATCAGGATGGCAACCAATGCCAACAAATGATCTTGAGGTCCAAGATGCAGCAAATCATGCTGTTAAGTCCATTCAGAAGAGATCCAACTCATTGTCCCCATATGAACTTGTAGAGATCCTTCTGGCGAAAGCCAAG GTCATTGAAGATTATGCCAAATTCAATCTGCTTCTGAAATTGAGGAGgggaataaaagaagaaaatttcaaGGTTGAAGTAATTAAGAACATGGAAGGAAAGTTTCATGTGAATTTGATGCCATAA